Proteins encoded together in one Benincasa hispida cultivar B227 chromosome 1, ASM972705v1, whole genome shotgun sequence window:
- the LOC120085595 gene encoding exocyst complex component EXO70E2 — translation MGECECLVSESGGEEQLVAAANYIIKALSSNISLSDDGKKVLADLCSKLSLVTTQNHQETDVVEVEIKETEVGDVEEIESRFIVVQEKIMGWEADQSMIWDSTTPNEACDYLNAADEARELVGQLESLCLSKDEQGYELSRKAHDVLQIAMARLEEEFKHLLAKSSLEDEPESVSFHVAEDAVEDGSTSLYRDESFESSVRSSSVGRILENSIIDLVNPDAVIELRGIANVMFKAGYDQECIQAYNHLRRDALNECLLTLEMEKLSIEDVLKMDWGSLNSKIRKWNRAMKRFVRIYLASERSLCDQIFGEEGLVSLNCFVESSKASMLQLLNFGEAMAIGPHTPEKLNRILEMYEVIEEHLLDIDTLYCDDVGYLVRIEYHDVLNSLGQSVRATFLEFEKAIAANTSPNPFAGGGIHHLTKYVMNYLVILTDYSDSLNLLLKDDEDVCPNSPSSSLNPTREEDREGEFSPMARHFRSVASILESNLDEKSKQYKDPALQHFFLMNNIHYMAQKVRGSELIQIFGEDWVRKHYKKFQQQATNYERASWNSILSYLREDGIQNPGSNTVSKNVLKDRLRSFNLAFEEIYKTQTAWIIHDSRLREDLRISTSLRVIHAYRAFFGRCNNHVSDKFIKYYPDDLEGYLLDLFEGSPKSLANNSRR, via the coding sequence ATGGGGGAGTGTGAGTGTTTGGTTTCAGAGTCGGGAGGAGAAGAACAGCTGGTTGCTGCTGCTAATTACATTATTAAGGCTTTAAGTTCAAACATAAGCCTTTCAGATGATGGAAAGAAGGTTTTGGCTGATCTTTGTTCGAAGTTATCTTTAGTAACTACACAGAATCATCAAGAAACCGATGTTGTTGAAGTCGAAATCAAGGAGACAGAGGTTGGGGATGTTGAAGAGATTGAGAGTAGGTTCATTGTAGTGCAGGAGAAAATCATGGGTTGGGAGGCTGATCAGTCCATGATATGGGATTCTACTACTCCAAACGAAGCTTGCGATTATCTGAATGCTGCGGATGAAGCTCGGGAATTGGTTGGCCAGTTGGAGAGTTTGTGTTTGAGTAAAGATGAACAAGGTTACGAACTTTCAAGGAAGGCCCACGATGTTCTTCAAATAGCTATGGCAAGGCTCGAGGAAGAGTTTAAGCACTTGCTTGCTAAAAGTAGTCTTGAAGATGAGCCAGAGAGTGTGTCTTTCCATGTGGCGGAAGATGCTGTGGAGGACGGATCCACAAGCTTATACCGAGATGAATCTTTTGAGAGTTCGGTTCGGAGTAGTAGTGTTGGGAGAATTTTGGAGAAttccatcattgatttggtcaatcCAGATGCAGTTATTGAGCTTAGGGGCATTGCAAATGTCATGTTCAAGGCTGGTTATGATCAGGAATGCATCCAGGCTTACAATCATCTTCGTCGGGACGCTTTAAATGAGTGCCTCTTGACTCTTGAGATGGAGAAACTGAGCATTGAGGATGTGCTAAAAATGGATTGGGGTAGCTTGAACTCGAAGATCAGGAAATGGAACCGAGCAATGAAGAGATTCGTGAGAATCTATTTAGCCAGTGAAAGATCCCTTTGCGATCAAATTTTCGGGGAGGAAGGACTggttagtttgaattgttttgTCGAATCATCGAAGGCATCAATGCTGCAACTTCTAAACTTTGGCGAGGCCATGGCCATAGGCCCTCATACACCAGAAAAATTGAATCGCATTCTCGAAATGTATGAGGTCATCGAAGAGCATCTCTTAGATATCGACACATTGTACTGTGATGACGTTGGCTATCTTGTTAGAATTGAGTATCACGATGTTCTAAATAGTTTAGGTCAGTCAGTGAGAGCTACATTCCTCGAGTTTGAGAAAGCTATTGCAGCAAACACATCGCCGAATCCATTTGCAGGCGGTGGAATCCATCATCTAACAAAATATGTCATGAATTACCTTGTGATACTTACCGACTACAGTGACTCCCTCAATTTACTCCTGAAGGATGATGAAGATGTATGTCCCAATTCACCATCATCCTCTTTGAATCCAACTAGAGAAGAAGATAGAGAAGGTGAGTTCTCCCCGATGGCTCGACATTTTCGTTCAGTTGCTTCAATTCTAGAGAGTAACCTTGACGAGAAGTCAAAGCAATACAAAGATCCTGCTCTACAGCACTTCTTCTTGATGAACAACATACATTACATGGCTCAGAAGGTTCGAGGTTCCGAGCTTATCCAGATATTCGGGGAGGATTGGGTTCGAAAACACTACAAGAAGTTCCAGCAGCAGGCGACCAACTACGAGAGGGCTAGTTGGAATTCAATACTCTCATACCTTAGGGAAGATGGGATTCAAAATCCCGGTTCAAATACGGTCTCGAAAAATGTCCTCAAAGACAGGCTGCGCAGCTTCAATCTAGCTTTCGAGGAGATCTACAAAACTCAGACTGCGTGGATAATTCACGACTCTCGACTTCGAGAAGACCTGCGAATCTCAACGTCGCTCAGGGTGATCCATGCTTATAGAGCATTTTTTGGAAGATGTAATAATCATGTCAGTGACAAGTTTATTAAGTACTATCCAGATGATTTGGAGGGTTACCTTCTTGATCTCTTTGAGGGATCACCAAAATCACTGGCCAACAACAGCAGGAGATGA